One window of the Salvelinus fontinalis isolate EN_2023a chromosome 2, ASM2944872v1, whole genome shotgun sequence genome contains the following:
- the LOC129869302 gene encoding interferon a3 isoform X2, which translates to MQSVCRCCDWIRHHYGHLSAEYLSLLDQMGGDITKQDAPVFFPTSLYRHIDDAEFEDQVRFLKETIYQITKLFDGNMKSVTWDKKNLDDFLNILERQLENLNSCVSPAMKPERRLKRYFKKLNKKVLRKMNYSAQAWELIRKETKRHLQRLDILAAQMY; encoded by the exons ATGCAGAGCGTGTGTCGTTGCTGTGACTGGATACGACACCACTACGGTCACTTGAGCGCAGAATACCTTTCACTGCTGGATCAGATG GGAGGAGATATCACAAAGCAGGATGCCCCAGTCTTTTTCCCAACATCACTTTACAGACACATAGATGATGCTGAG TTTGAGGACCAAGTCAGATTCCTGAAAGAGACCATCTATCAAATCACAAAACTGTTTGATGGGAATATGAAATCTGTCACATGGGACAAGAAAAACCTGGATGATTTCCTCAACATTCTAGAACGCCAATTGGAGAACCTTAATTCCTGT GTATCACCTGCCATGAAACCTGAGAGGAGACTGAAACGGTACTTCAAGAAGTTGAATAAGAAGGTTCTGAGAAAAATG AACTACAGTGCACAGGCGTGGGAGCTCATCAGGAAAGAGACTAAACGTCATCTGCAAAGATTGGATATCCTTGCGGCACAGATGTACTGA
- the LOC129869302 gene encoding interferon a3 isoform X1: MYTMQSWTCIFLIICSMQSVCRCCDWIRHHYGHLSAEYLSLLDQMGGDITKQDAPVFFPTSLYRHIDDAEFEDQVRFLKETIYQITKLFDGNMKSVTWDKKNLDDFLNILERQLENLNSCVSPAMKPERRLKRYFKKLNKKVLRKMNYSAQAWELIRKETKRHLQRLDILAAQMY; the protein is encoded by the exons ATGTATACAATGCAGAGTTGGACGTGTATTTTTCTTATTATTTGCAGTATGCAGAGCGTGTGTCGTTGCTGTGACTGGATACGACACCACTACGGTCACTTGAGCGCAGAATACCTTTCACTGCTGGATCAGATG GGAGGAGATATCACAAAGCAGGATGCCCCAGTCTTTTTCCCAACATCACTTTACAGACACATAGATGATGCTGAG TTTGAGGACCAAGTCAGATTCCTGAAAGAGACCATCTATCAAATCACAAAACTGTTTGATGGGAATATGAAATCTGTCACATGGGACAAGAAAAACCTGGATGATTTCCTCAACATTCTAGAACGCCAATTGGAGAACCTTAATTCCTGT GTATCACCTGCCATGAAACCTGAGAGGAGACTGAAACGGTACTTCAAGAAGTTGAATAAGAAGGTTCTGAGAAAAATG AACTACAGTGCACAGGCGTGGGAGCTCATCAGGAAAGAGACTAAACGTCATCTGCAAAGATTGGATATCCTTGCGGCACAGATGTACTGA